Proteins found in one Ptychodera flava strain L36383 chromosome 3, AS_Pfla_20210202, whole genome shotgun sequence genomic segment:
- the LOC139126539 gene encoding uncharacterized protein — protein MKQAIVTEEKIPSIEVFTEGNMNIRRTLVQLKRFVQQLIGYGVNQQWYVRILGQQESGKERGLFNNPHGLRWHHDQLLICDTDNNRIQVLDKHCKWVDEIRFDDRDTFPKAFQPWAVAIYNENYHITDIGNNQIIICDKRYKVIQLIANSKDILVYGIAILAGHALVTDQKGNSVLKYTGEGDSLQGAKVGSLMTHNWGTPILLLQQITVS, from the exons tatttaccgAAGGAAATATGAATATCAGGAGAACTTTAGTCCAGTTGAAGCGATTTGTACAGCAACTCATCGGCTATG GTGTTAATCAACAATGGTACGTTCGAATTTTGGGTCAGCAGGAATCTGGAAAGGAGCGAGGACTCTTCAATAATCCACATGGACTTCGATGGCACCATGATCAACTTCTCATCTGTGACACAGATAACAACCGTATCCAGGTTCTGGATAAACACTGCAAGTGGGTGGATGAAATACGATTTGATGATCGAGACACGTTTCCAAAAGCATTTCAGCCATGGGCCGTAGCCATATACAATGAAAACTACCACATAACTGATATCGGTAACAACCAAATTATTATTTGTGACAAGCGTTACAAAGTCATTCAGCTTATTGCTAACAGTAAAGACATTTTGGTTTATGGCATCGCGATATTGGCTGGTCATGCTTTGGTCACTGACCAGAAGGGGAACAGTGTACTCAAATACACCGGGGAGGGAGACTCATTACAAGGTGCAAAGGTGGGATCTCTGATGACGCACAACTGGGGTACCCCTATTCTGTTGTTGCAACAAATAACCGTGTCTTAG